In one window of Ferriphaselus amnicola DNA:
- a CDS encoding DEAD/DEAH box helicase produces MSVENTPAVNTAAEITFASIGLNPLILKAVEESGYTVPTAIQAQAIPEVMAGHDLMASAQTGTGKTAAFILPALHRLAEPSAVRSKGPRVLVLTPTRELAQQVSEAAAKYGKNMRVKVVSILGGMPYPLQNKLLSNPVDILVATPGRLIDHIQRGRIDFSRLEMLVLDEADRMLDMGFSEDVESIANATPKTRQTLLFSATLDGVVGALADRLLKTPKRISVTAQHAKHENIEQRLMFTDDMAHKSQLLSHLLTDIDLNQAVVFTATKRDADMLADQLQAQGHSVAALHGDMNQRERNRTLTNLRRGQVRILVATDVAARGIDVAGISHVINFDLPKFAEDYVHRIGRTGRGGASGIAVSFASNRDTMLLKRIERYTGQPITQHTVPGMEPKFKPRPASSAKPQGRGGFGRHTAPDSRHGFPRDDRNGSAPRREGHSHNRFTNPNGNRPQGAGTGNGGAPAGAGGQRRPSSGNSFSLGRGHNSANNGNKR; encoded by the coding sequence ATGTCCGTAGAAAATACCCCGGCAGTCAACACTGCCGCTGAGATCACTTTTGCCTCGATCGGCCTGAACCCACTCATCCTGAAGGCTGTCGAAGAGTCCGGTTACACCGTTCCCACCGCGATTCAGGCACAGGCTATCCCTGAAGTCATGGCTGGCCATGATCTGATGGCTTCCGCCCAAACCGGCACCGGCAAGACCGCTGCCTTCATTCTGCCTGCGTTGCATCGTCTTGCCGAACCTTCGGCTGTACGCAGCAAAGGCCCACGCGTGCTGGTGCTGACACCGACCCGCGAACTGGCTCAGCAGGTTTCCGAAGCCGCTGCCAAGTACGGCAAGAATATGCGCGTCAAGGTGGTGAGCATTTTGGGTGGTATGCCCTACCCGCTGCAAAACAAGCTGCTGTCGAATCCGGTGGACATTCTGGTGGCGACTCCGGGTCGTCTGATCGACCACATCCAACGCGGTCGTATCGACTTCTCGCGTCTGGAAATGCTGGTGCTGGACGAAGCCGACCGCATGCTGGACATGGGCTTCTCGGAAGACGTAGAAAGCATCGCCAACGCGACGCCCAAGACTCGCCAGACTCTGCTGTTCTCCGCAACGCTGGATGGCGTGGTTGGCGCACTGGCTGACCGTCTGCTGAAGACACCGAAGCGCATCAGCGTCACCGCACAACACGCCAAGCACGAGAACATCGAACAGCGTTTGATGTTCACCGACGACATGGCGCACAAGAGCCAGTTGCTAAGCCACTTGCTGACCGACATCGACCTGAATCAAGCCGTGGTGTTCACCGCCACCAAGCGCGATGCCGACATGCTGGCCGACCAACTGCAAGCACAAGGCCACTCCGTGGCTGCTTTGCACGGCGACATGAATCAGCGCGAACGTAACCGCACTCTGACCAATCTGCGTCGCGGCCAAGTGCGCATTCTGGTAGCGACTGACGTGGCCGCTCGCGGCATCGACGTAGCCGGAATCTCGCACGTGATCAACTTCGACCTGCCCAAGTTCGCTGAAGACTACGTGCACCGCATCGGCCGTACTGGTCGTGGCGGCGCGTCCGGCATCGCCGTGTCGTTCGCTTCCAACCGCGACACCATGTTGCTCAAGCGCATCGAACGCTACACCGGCCAGCCCATCACCCAGCACACCGTTCCGGGCATGGAGCCGAAGTTCAAGCCACGTCCAGCCTCGTCGGCCAAGCCACAAGGTCGCGGCGGTTTCGGTCGCCACACCGCACCGGACAGTCGCCACGGTTTCCCGCGTGATGACCGCAACGGCAGTGCGCCACGTCGCGAAGGTCACTCCCACAATCGCTTCACCAACCCTAACGGCAACCGTCCGCAAGGTGCAGGTACTGGCAACGGCGGCGCTCCCGCCGGTGCAGGTGGTCAACGTCGCCCGAGCAGCGGCAACAGCTTCAGCCTAGGTCGCGGCCACAACAGCGCGAACAACGGCAACAAGCGTTAA